Proteins encoded within one genomic window of Rossellomorea vietnamensis:
- a CDS encoding cyclic-di-AMP receptor, which produces MKVIMAVVQDKDSNRLSNALMEHNFRSTKLASTGGFLKSGNTTFIIGTEDIRVEKALQVIKENCQSRDQMVAPVSPMGGNADSYVPYPVEVAVGGATVFVLPVEQFHQF; this is translated from the coding sequence ATGAAGGTAATTATGGCAGTTGTACAGGATAAGGATAGCAATCGTTTGTCTAATGCCCTGATGGAACATAATTTTCGTTCGACAAAATTAGCGAGCACCGGCGGCTTTTTGAAGTCAGGAAATACGACGTTCATTATTGGTACTGAGGATATTCGTGTGGAGAAAGCATTACAGGTTATTAAGGAAAACTGTCAGTCACGTGATCAAATGGTGGCACCGGTGTCCCCTATGGGTGGAAATGCAGATTCCTATGTGCCTTATCCCGTAGAAGTGGCCGTAGGCGGGGCAACGGTATTCGTTCTCCCGGTAGAACAATTCCATCAGTTTTAA
- the tmk gene encoding dTMP kinase: MTRGLFITVEGPEGAGKSTILSELYQQLLQDGLDVVQTREPGGISIAEQIREVILNTKNTEMDKRTEALLYAAARRQHLVEKVIPALKAGRIVICDRFIDSSLAYQGNARGIGMKEVMDINQFAIEDKMPDLTLYFDIDPEEGLKRIAKHNGREVNRLDLESVEFHTRVREGYQKLIEQYPDRIQVIDASKSKEAVFADAYEIVTGYLNR; encoded by the coding sequence ATGACAAGAGGATTGTTCATTACCGTTGAAGGTCCCGAGGGAGCCGGGAAGTCAACGATATTATCAGAGTTATATCAACAACTGCTGCAGGATGGCCTGGATGTTGTCCAGACGAGGGAGCCTGGTGGTATTTCCATAGCTGAGCAGATCAGGGAAGTCATATTAAATACTAAGAACACAGAAATGGATAAACGGACGGAAGCACTGTTATATGCAGCTGCGAGACGTCAGCATCTGGTGGAGAAAGTGATTCCGGCACTTAAAGCAGGCAGGATCGTCATTTGTGACCGGTTTATTGACAGTTCCCTCGCCTATCAGGGGAATGCCCGTGGCATCGGGATGAAAGAAGTCATGGATATCAATCAATTTGCGATTGAAGATAAGATGCCGGATCTCACGTTGTATTTTGACATTGATCCCGAAGAGGGATTAAAGAGAATTGCAAAGCATAACGGCAGGGAAGTGAATCGCTTGGATCTCGAATCGGTTGAATTTCATACTCGCGTCCGGGAGGGGTATCAGAAGTTGATCGAACAATATCCTGATCGTATTCAAGTCATCGATGCAAGTAAGAGTAAGGAAGCGGTATTTGCTGATGCGTACGAAATCGTGACGGGTTATTTAAACAGATGA
- a CDS encoding PSP1 domain-containing protein produces the protein MYDVVGVRFKKAGKIYYFDPGELDIQKDCYVIVETVRGVEFGKVVVERKQVGENDVVLPLKKVIRIADQKDRLIVDENKSSATEAYNVCCDKINQHQLDMKLVDVEYTFDRNKVIFYFTADGRVDFRELVKDLASIFRTRIELRQIGVRDEAKMLGGIGPCGRMLCCSTFLGDFEPVSIKMAKDQNLSLNPTKISGLCGRLMCCLKYENDEYEAAKEELPDIGEVIKTPHGKGKVVGLNILERILQVEIKEEERVLEFTLDEIMNEGAVSFQATE, from the coding sequence TTGTACGATGTTGTAGGAGTTCGCTTTAAAAAAGCGGGTAAAATCTATTATTTCGATCCGGGTGAATTGGACATTCAAAAAGATTGTTATGTAATCGTTGAAACGGTCCGCGGAGTCGAATTTGGAAAAGTAGTCGTAGAGAGAAAGCAAGTCGGAGAAAATGATGTAGTGCTTCCATTGAAAAAAGTGATTCGGATCGCCGATCAAAAAGACCGGTTGATCGTGGACGAGAACAAGTCGTCTGCAACGGAAGCCTATAACGTATGTTGTGATAAAATTAATCAGCATCAATTGGATATGAAATTGGTGGATGTAGAATATACATTCGATCGTAATAAAGTCATATTCTATTTTACGGCTGATGGACGTGTTGATTTCCGGGAGCTGGTGAAAGACCTGGCCTCCATTTTCCGTACGCGCATTGAACTTCGTCAGATTGGCGTTCGAGACGAAGCAAAAATGCTTGGTGGTATCGGTCCTTGTGGCCGCATGCTGTGTTGTTCAACCTTTTTAGGGGATTTTGAACCTGTGTCCATCAAAATGGCGAAGGATCAAAATCTATCCCTTAATCCCACGAAGATTTCAGGTTTATGCGGACGTTTGATGTGCTGTCTGAAATACGAGAATGATGAGTATGAAGCAGCAAAAGAAGAATTACCTGATATCGGAGAAGTGATTAAGACACCTCATGGAAAAGGTAAAGTGGTAGGTCTTAATATTCTGGAACGTATTCTTCAGGTGGAAATCAAAGAAGAAGAGCGGGTTCTGGAATTCACATTAGATGAAATTATGAACGAAGGTGCCGTATCATTCCAAGCCACAGAGTAA
- a CDS encoding YaaR family protein, whose amino-acid sequence MKINQDHRVSLDSVAKEQRTGSTGQVKFGQLVQKHDQKMQMDQLNKLLGTIEDAGTRLAQSRTFKDLAKYKTLVKKFVREAVDFGMDLKQSHTWNQYGEGRKLNIVETVDQHLVGLTEDVLDKEKKSIDILGKIGEIKGLLINLYM is encoded by the coding sequence ATGAAAATTAATCAGGACCACCGTGTGTCCTTGGATAGTGTTGCGAAAGAACAGAGAACGGGCAGTACCGGTCAAGTGAAGTTCGGTCAGCTCGTTCAGAAACATGATCAGAAAATGCAGATGGACCAGCTTAATAAGCTTCTTGGCACGATAGAGGACGCCGGCACCCGTTTAGCCCAGTCAAGGACATTCAAAGATCTTGCCAAATATAAAACATTGGTCAAGAAGTTTGTACGGGAAGCAGTCGACTTCGGAATGGACCTGAAGCAGTCCCATACCTGGAATCAATATGGGGAGGGACGAAAGCTGAATATCGTCGAAACGGTGGACCAGCATCTTGTCGGTTTAACGGAGGATGTATTGGATAAAGAAAAGAAGTCCATTGATATATTAGGGAAAATCGGGGAAATAAAAGGTCTGCTTATTAATCTTTATATGTAA
- the yabA gene encoding DNA replication initiation control protein YabA — MDKKEFFDSVSNMEQQIGDLYHQLGELKQCLAEMLEENNSLKLENEHLRRRLEQTENSPKKVQTNSDAGTTSESDLEDKTLDIGEGYDNLARLYQEGFHICNIHFGSPRKDEDCLFCLSFLNKK; from the coding sequence GTGGATAAGAAAGAGTTCTTTGATTCAGTCAGTAACATGGAACAACAAATTGGTGACTTGTATCATCAATTAGGTGAGCTCAAACAATGTCTAGCTGAAATGTTAGAGGAAAATAATTCTCTAAAGTTAGAAAATGAACATTTGCGCCGTAGACTGGAACAAACAGAGAACTCACCAAAAAAGGTACAAACAAACAGCGATGCGGGTACGACGAGTGAGTCAGACTTAGAAGATAAAACACTGGATATCGGAGAAGGCTATGACAACCTTGCTCGATTATACCAGGAAGGATTTCATATTTGTAACATACATTTCGGAAGTCCCCGGAAGGATGAAGACTGCTTATTCTGCCTTTCCTTCTTAAATAAGAAATAA
- the metG gene encoding methionine--tRNA ligase, with product MEEKLNTFYITTPIYYPSGNLHIGHAYTTVAGDAMARYKRMRGFDVMYLTGTDEHGQKIQRKAEEEGITPQAYVDGIVSGIKDLWEKLDISYDDFIRTTEKRHKDIVEKIFNQLVQQGDIYLDQYEGWYCTPCESFFTERQLENGNCPDCGRPVEKVKEESYFFKMSKYVDRLLAYYEENPEFIQPESRKNEMVNNFIKPGLEDLAVSRTTFDWGVKVPGDPKHVIYVWIDALSNYITALGYGSEQDANYLKYWPADVHLVGKEIVRFHTIYWPIMLMALDLPLPKKVFAHGWLLMKDGKMSKSKGNVVDPVTLIDRYGLDSLRYYLLREVPFGSDGVFTPEGFVERINFDLANDLGNLLNRTVAMINKYFDGVIPTYVDSEGEFDQALLDMNNETVKKYEEAMENMEFSVALSSLWQLISRTNKYIDETQPWTLAKDESKKEELGSVMSHLAESLRRVAVLLQPFLTRTPKKVFEQLNLHDENMHTWESLERFGAIPAGTEVVKKGEPIFPRLELQEEVAFIKEKMQGSAPVEEEKKEVSAPEASDEIGIDDFMKVELRVAEVIGAEPVKKADKLLKLQLDLGFEKRQVVSGIAKFYQPDELVGKKVICVTNLKPVKLRGELSQGMILAGEENGTLSLASIDQSLPNGTKVK from the coding sequence GTGGAAGAAAAGTTGAACACCTTCTATATTACAACGCCGATTTATTATCCAAGTGGAAATTTACATATTGGACATGCATACACCACGGTTGCCGGTGATGCCATGGCCCGTTATAAGAGAATGCGTGGATTCGATGTCATGTACCTTACAGGGACGGACGAGCATGGCCAGAAGATCCAAAGAAAAGCCGAGGAAGAAGGGATCACACCTCAGGCATATGTTGACGGAATTGTAAGCGGCATTAAAGACTTGTGGGAGAAGTTGGATATATCCTATGATGACTTTATCCGGACAACGGAGAAGCGTCATAAGGATATCGTGGAAAAAATCTTCAATCAGCTTGTCCAGCAGGGCGATATTTATCTGGATCAGTATGAAGGATGGTACTGTACACCATGTGAATCCTTCTTTACGGAAAGACAATTAGAAAATGGGAATTGCCCTGATTGTGGACGCCCGGTTGAAAAAGTAAAAGAAGAGTCGTATTTCTTCAAGATGAGTAAATACGTCGATCGCCTACTTGCTTATTATGAAGAGAATCCTGAGTTCATTCAACCAGAATCCCGAAAGAATGAGATGGTGAATAACTTCATTAAACCAGGTTTGGAAGACCTTGCTGTTTCACGTACTACTTTTGATTGGGGAGTGAAAGTACCTGGTGATCCGAAGCACGTTATTTATGTTTGGATCGATGCCCTTTCCAACTACATCACGGCTTTAGGGTATGGCAGCGAACAAGACGCAAACTACTTGAAATATTGGCCGGCCGATGTGCATCTGGTAGGAAAGGAAATTGTCCGTTTCCATACGATCTATTGGCCGATCATGCTGATGGCTTTGGATCTTCCGCTTCCCAAGAAAGTCTTTGCTCATGGATGGCTACTGATGAAAGACGGGAAAATGTCCAAGTCCAAAGGGAATGTCGTGGATCCTGTTACCCTTATTGATCGATATGGTCTTGATTCTCTACGCTACTATTTATTAAGAGAAGTGCCATTCGGATCGGATGGTGTCTTTACGCCGGAAGGATTCGTAGAGAGAATTAATTTTGACCTGGCCAATGACCTGGGGAACTTATTGAATCGGACCGTGGCGATGATCAATAAATACTTCGATGGAGTCATTCCGACGTATGTTGATTCTGAAGGTGAATTTGATCAAGCACTCCTGGATATGAACAATGAGACGGTGAAGAAATATGAAGAAGCCATGGAAAATATGGAGTTTTCAGTTGCCCTGTCCAGCCTTTGGCAGTTAATCAGCCGTACGAATAAATACATCGATGAAACGCAGCCATGGACCCTGGCGAAAGATGAGAGTAAAAAGGAAGAACTGGGAAGTGTAATGAGTCACTTGGCTGAATCATTGAGAAGAGTGGCAGTCCTCTTACAGCCTTTCTTGACAAGAACACCTAAGAAAGTCTTCGAGCAGCTGAATCTGCATGATGAAAACATGCACACATGGGAAAGCCTGGAGCGATTCGGAGCCATTCCGGCAGGCACCGAAGTAGTCAAAAAAGGTGAGCCTATCTTCCCGCGTCTTGAACTTCAGGAAGAGGTAGCCTTTATTAAAGAGAAAATGCAGGGATCAGCTCCTGTTGAGGAAGAGAAGAAGGAAGTTTCCGCACCGGAAGCCTCAGATGAAATCGGAATTGACGATTTCATGAAAGTCGAGCTTCGGGTAGCCGAAGTGATTGGAGCGGAACCGGTTAAAAAAGCCGATAAGCTACTAAAGCTGCAATTGGATCTCGGCTTTGAAAAACGTCAAGTTGTGTCGGGAATTGCGAAATTTTATCAGCCGGACGAGCTCGTTGGGAAAAAAGTGATCTGCGTAACGAACTTGAAGCCGGTAAAACTTCGTGGGGAACTTTCCCAAGGAATGATCCTTGCGGGAGAAGAAAATGGAACGTTATCTCTTGCTTCCATCGATCAGTCCTTACCAAATGGAACAAAAGTTAAATAA
- a CDS encoding AbrB/MazE/SpoVT family DNA-binding domain-containing protein — protein sequence MKSTGIVRKVDELGRVVIPIELRRTLGIAEKDALEIYVDDERIILKKYKPSMTCQITGEVSDDNIKLANGKLVLSREGADQLLKEIQESLQSK from the coding sequence ATGAAGTCTACAGGTATTGTAAGAAAAGTTGATGAACTTGGCCGTGTCGTTATTCCAATCGAACTACGTCGTACATTAGGTATCGCTGAGAAAGATGCTTTGGAAATTTATGTGGATGACGAAAGAATCATCTTGAAGAAATATAAGCCAAGCATGACTTGCCAAATTACTGGTGAAGTTTCTGATGACAACATCAAGCTTGCGAATGGTAAATTAGTTCTTAGCCGTGAAGGTGCAGATCAGTTACTGAAAGAAATTCAGGAATCTTTACAATCAAAATAA
- the holB gene encoding DNA polymerase III subunit delta' produces MLFEEIQPFQPVVLQMLQNSILKDRVAHAYLFEGEKGTRKKEMSMLFAKALLCLNRVDGKPCEDCSNCRRINHGNHPDLHVVEPDGLSIKKDQIKSLQEEFSKTGVESKKKIYIIVHGDKMTANAANSLLKFLEEPLADTTAILITENIHRILPTILSRCQTVSFKPLPKEQLTKQLLEEGIPPHFATLAANLTNHYEEAVEICQNEWFAQARIIVLKLYEVLQKSPFQAMVKIQEDFVQHFKEKDQVDRALDLLLLIYKDLLHIQLGKEEQLVYPDQKENWKSNALQVSTNRLSTNMTVILEAKRKLNANMNSQLLVEQLMLKLQG; encoded by the coding sequence ATGTTGTTTGAAGAGATACAACCATTTCAGCCAGTCGTCCTTCAGATGCTGCAGAATAGTATATTGAAGGATCGTGTCGCTCATGCTTATTTATTCGAGGGTGAAAAAGGGACACGAAAGAAAGAAATGAGCATGCTGTTCGCCAAGGCATTATTATGCCTGAACCGGGTAGACGGAAAGCCATGTGAAGACTGCTCCAACTGCAGAAGGATCAATCACGGGAATCACCCGGATCTGCATGTGGTGGAGCCGGATGGTCTATCTATCAAGAAGGATCAGATTAAAAGTCTGCAAGAAGAATTTTCGAAGACGGGTGTAGAATCCAAGAAGAAGATCTATATCATCGTTCACGGAGATAAGATGACGGCGAATGCGGCAAACAGCCTATTAAAGTTTCTGGAAGAGCCGCTCGCGGATACAACCGCGATTCTCATCACAGAAAATATTCATCGGATCCTGCCGACCATTCTTTCCAGGTGCCAGACGGTTTCATTTAAACCGTTACCGAAAGAACAGCTGACCAAACAGTTATTGGAAGAGGGAATCCCGCCTCACTTTGCCACTCTTGCAGCCAACTTGACGAACCATTATGAGGAAGCTGTAGAAATATGTCAAAATGAGTGGTTTGCACAAGCAAGAATAATAGTGTTAAAATTATATGAAGTCCTCCAGAAAAGTCCCTTCCAAGCAATGGTCAAAATACAAGAGGATTTTGTACAGCACTTCAAAGAAAAAGATCAAGTCGATCGAGCATTGGATCTTTTACTTCTAATATATAAAGACTTACTTCATATCCAGTTAGGAAAAGAAGAACAGCTCGTGTACCCGGACCAAAAGGAAAACTGGAAATCCAACGCACTTCAAGTATCAACCAATCGTCTTTCTACTAATATGACGGTGATCCTTGAAGCAAAACGCAAATTAAACGCCAATATGAATTCGCAGCTGCTAGTAGAACAGCTTATGCTAAAACTGCAGGGGTGA
- a CDS encoding tRNA1(Val) (adenine(37)-N6)-methyltransferase, protein MVELKEDERLDYLLAENMRIIQSPSVFSFSTDAVLLAHFSYLPIQKGKVVDLCSGNGIIPLLLSARTNVHITGVEIQERLFDMAQRSVEYNDRQHQITMKKGDVKEIDQLLHHSHYDVVTCNPPYFNTPPGDKRNVNEHYAIARHEILCTLEDTIQASSYLLKQGGKASFVHRPGRLMDILSLMRKHRLEPKRLRFVYPKPGREANTILIEGIKDGKPDLKILPPLYVYDEQNEYTKEVHDMLYGNHKSDHQT, encoded by the coding sequence ATGGTCGAGTTAAAAGAAGATGAGCGTTTAGATTATCTATTAGCTGAAAACATGAGGATCATTCAAAGCCCTTCTGTGTTTTCCTTTTCAACAGATGCGGTCCTTTTGGCCCACTTCAGCTATTTGCCGATCCAAAAGGGTAAGGTCGTTGATTTATGTTCAGGGAACGGCATCATCCCCTTATTGCTTAGTGCAAGAACCAATGTCCACATAACAGGTGTGGAAATCCAAGAGCGTCTATTTGATATGGCCCAGCGGAGTGTCGAGTATAATGACCGTCAACATCAGATCACGATGAAAAAAGGAGATGTAAAGGAGATTGACCAACTCCTCCATCATTCTCACTATGATGTGGTTACCTGCAATCCTCCCTATTTCAATACGCCGCCAGGAGATAAACGAAATGTGAACGAGCACTATGCGATTGCCCGTCACGAAATTTTATGCACCCTTGAAGATACCATCCAGGCGTCCAGCTATTTGCTGAAACAGGGAGGCAAGGCTTCCTTCGTTCACCGCCCCGGCCGTTTGATGGATATTCTCTCATTGATGAGAAAACATCGTCTCGAGCCCAAGCGATTGCGCTTTGTGTATCCAAAGCCCGGGAGAGAGGCCAATACGATATTAATAGAAGGAATAAAAGATGGGAAACCGGACCTAAAGATCCTTCCACCTTTATATGTGTACGATGAGCAGAATGAGTACACTAAAGAAGTACATGATATGCTATATGGAAATCATAAATCGGACCACCAAACATGA
- the rsmI gene encoding 16S rRNA (cytidine(1402)-2'-O)-methyltransferase, producing MNQQKSFQDSEKGSLYLVPTPIGNLEDMTFRAIRMMKEATVIAAEDTRNTKKLCNYFEIDTPIISYHEHNKETSGQKLIERMERGELVALVSDAGMPSISDPGYELVKEAIEHNIAVIPLPGANAALTALIASGLAPQPFYFHGFLHRGKKDKRAELETLKSLEDTFILYESPHRLKETLKELYAALGNRQIVICRELTKKFEEFIRGSIGEVIEWANEGEVRGEFCLLIEGAGPQEKEEEDAWWSSYSLQDHVQHYVDEESMSSKEAIKQVSKERSLPKREVYQAYHVE from the coding sequence ATGAACCAACAGAAAAGTTTTCAGGACAGTGAAAAAGGAAGCCTGTATCTTGTCCCCACACCGATCGGAAATCTCGAGGATATGACGTTCCGTGCCATCCGAATGATGAAGGAAGCGACGGTGATTGCAGCGGAGGATACGAGGAATACCAAGAAACTGTGCAATTACTTTGAAATTGATACACCAATCATCAGTTACCATGAACATAATAAAGAAACGAGCGGACAGAAATTGATTGAGCGAATGGAGAGGGGAGAGCTCGTGGCCCTTGTCAGTGATGCAGGAATGCCATCGATCTCAGATCCTGGTTATGAATTGGTGAAAGAAGCAATCGAACACAACATTGCCGTCATTCCACTGCCCGGGGCAAATGCCGCCCTTACGGCTCTCATCGCTTCAGGTTTAGCTCCTCAGCCATTTTATTTCCACGGTTTTCTGCATAGAGGAAAAAAAGACAAAAGAGCTGAGCTTGAAACACTTAAGTCGTTGGAAGATACCTTTATCCTTTACGAATCGCCACACAGATTAAAAGAAACATTAAAAGAATTATATGCGGCTTTAGGAAATAGACAAATCGTCATCTGCCGGGAGCTTACGAAGAAGTTCGAGGAGTTCATTCGAGGTTCAATCGGGGAAGTGATCGAATGGGCGAATGAAGGAGAAGTGCGGGGTGAATTCTGCTTATTGATCGAAGGAGCAGGCCCACAAGAGAAAGAGGAGGAAGACGCTTGGTGGAGCAGCTACTCCCTGCAAGATCATGTCCAGCACTATGTAGATGAAGAAAGCATGTCTTCAAAGGAAGCCATCAAACAAGTCTCCAAAGAGAGATCTCTCCCTAAACGGGAAGTCTACCAGGCTTACCATGTGGAATGA